In Vicinamibacteria bacterium, a single genomic region encodes these proteins:
- a CDS encoding zf-TFIIB domain-containing protein — MSESAGALSCPHCGAPAAPEAPSCPYCRTPLALVACPSCFSRIFQGARHCAYCGAEAVREEARPQPPRPCPECGTVMSPAVVGSVTLDECTRCGGVWVDPASFERICAEREEQAVVLTTAFPSPAPKPSGSPVGPLRYWPCPECRRLMNRQNFAHVSGIMVDVCKGHGVWFSHGELRQIVEFIRAGGLERARQREKTDLEDERRRLRSEEVALGVQQRGASGARIEGNLQPIDYGMLLSAARDLLKGLFR, encoded by the coding sequence ATGAGCGAGAGCGCGGGTGCTCTGTCATGCCCCCACTGCGGCGCCCCCGCGGCCCCGGAGGCGCCCTCCTGCCCCTACTGCCGCACGCCCCTCGCCCTCGTCGCCTGCCCGTCTTGCTTCTCCCGGATCTTCCAAGGGGCCCGTCACTGCGCGTACTGCGGGGCGGAGGCTGTGCGGGAGGAGGCCCGTCCGCAACCGCCCCGGCCTTGTCCGGAGTGCGGGACCGTCATGAGCCCCGCCGTCGTGGGCTCGGTGACGCTCGACGAGTGCACGCGCTGCGGCGGGGTCTGGGTCGACCCCGCTTCCTTCGAGCGGATCTGCGCGGAGCGGGAGGAACAGGCGGTGGTCCTGACCACGGCCTTCCCCAGCCCCGCTCCCAAGCCCTCCGGCAGCCCGGTAGGGCCCTTGCGCTACTGGCCCTGCCCGGAGTGCCGCCGCCTGATGAACCGGCAGAACTTCGCGCACGTCTCCGGCATCATGGTCGATGTCTGCAAGGGACACGGGGTCTGGTTCAGCCACGGCGAGCTGCGGCAAATCGTGGAGTTCATCCGGGCGGGCGGCCTCGAGCGCGCGCGCCAGCGGGAGAAGACCGACCTGGAAGATGAGCGTCGCCGCCTCCGGAGCGAGGAAGTCGCCCTGGGCGTGCAGCAGCGCGGCGCCAGCGGCGCGCGGATCGAGGGGAACCTCCAGCCCATCGACTACGGGATGCTGCTCTCCGCGGCCCGCGACCTCCTGAAGGGCCTCTTCCGCTAG
- a CDS encoding amino acid permease has protein sequence MPNSTRAVTPPAGVPDTYPSRSWRTWLFGRPLSTADAPHQAIGKTVGLAVFASDALSSTAYATQEILIILAFAGAGAFAYAFPISLAIVGLLIIVTLSYEQTIHAYPGGGGAYIVARDNLGELPAQTAGAALLTDYILTVSVSVSSGVAQLTSAFPGLFDHRVSISVFLVLVVMLVNLRGVKESGAIFAVPTYFFVVMMFLTVGVAFFRYLMGTLGTVTAPPLMPVVAQLKPVTLFLLLHAFSSGTTALTGVEAVSNGITAFKEPRSRNAGITLIWMSAILGTLFLGITYLSGRIGAVPSEEETVISQLARTAFEGRGLLYLGTIVATTLILIMAANTAYADFPRLSALHAADGFLPRQLTYRGSRLVLSRGIVALAVIASLLIIVFQASVTALIPLYAIGVFLSFTLSQLGMTRRWWKVGHLAPGQEVKERGSVLCYEKGWALKMVINGLGAFSSAVVMLVFAVTKFRDGAWFVILLIPTLVAFFFAIHRHYRDMAVRLSLEHYGAPPRVSRHRVILPISSVHRGTVAALRYARSLSDDVTAVHVSMSTEEAEAVRRKWGLWGSGVRLVILESPYRQLLEPVLDYIRRIADQRQPNEIITIVVPQFVPWRSWHNLLHAQTAVLLRLALLFRPGIVITNVPYQCSLESMAGEKA, from the coding sequence TTGCCCAACTCAACAAGAGCGGTGACGCCTCCGGCGGGCGTCCCCGATACGTATCCTTCACGCTCGTGGAGGACCTGGCTCTTCGGGCGGCCTCTCTCCACCGCGGATGCTCCCCACCAGGCCATCGGCAAGACGGTGGGCCTGGCCGTGTTCGCCTCGGACGCTCTCTCCTCGACCGCCTACGCCACCCAGGAAATCCTGATCATCCTGGCCTTCGCGGGAGCGGGTGCCTTCGCCTACGCATTCCCCATCTCCCTCGCCATCGTGGGCCTGCTCATCATCGTGACCCTCTCCTACGAACAGACAATTCACGCCTACCCCGGAGGGGGCGGGGCCTACATCGTGGCCCGGGACAACCTGGGGGAGCTTCCCGCGCAGACGGCGGGGGCGGCGCTCCTCACCGACTACATCCTGACCGTTTCCGTCTCGGTCTCCTCGGGGGTGGCCCAGCTCACCTCCGCGTTCCCCGGGCTTTTCGATCACCGGGTCTCGATTTCCGTCTTCCTGGTCCTGGTGGTGATGCTCGTGAACCTGCGAGGGGTGAAGGAGTCCGGAGCCATCTTCGCGGTGCCAACCTACTTCTTCGTGGTCATGATGTTCCTGACCGTAGGGGTGGCGTTCTTCCGCTACCTCATGGGGACCCTGGGCACGGTGACGGCCCCCCCGCTCATGCCCGTGGTCGCGCAGCTGAAGCCGGTCACGCTCTTCCTGCTCCTCCACGCCTTCTCGAGCGGCACCACCGCCTTGACCGGGGTGGAGGCGGTGTCGAACGGCATCACCGCCTTCAAGGAGCCCCGCAGCCGCAACGCCGGCATCACCCTGATCTGGATGTCGGCCATCCTGGGCACCCTCTTCCTGGGCATCACCTACCTGTCCGGCCGCATCGGGGCCGTCCCCTCCGAGGAGGAGACGGTCATCTCCCAGCTCGCCCGCACCGCCTTCGAGGGTCGGGGACTTCTATACCTCGGCACCATCGTGGCCACGACCTTGATCCTGATCATGGCCGCCAACACCGCCTACGCCGACTTCCCGCGGCTCTCCGCCCTGCACGCCGCGGACGGCTTCCTGCCCCGCCAGCTGACCTATCGCGGGAGTCGGCTCGTTCTCTCCCGCGGGATCGTCGCCCTGGCCGTGATCGCCAGCCTCCTCATCATCGTCTTCCAGGCCAGCGTGACTGCCCTCATCCCCCTCTACGCGATCGGGGTCTTCCTTTCTTTCACGCTCTCCCAGCTCGGTATGACGCGCCGCTGGTGGAAGGTGGGCCATCTGGCCCCCGGCCAAGAGGTCAAGGAGCGCGGCTCGGTGCTCTGTTACGAGAAGGGTTGGGCGCTCAAGATGGTGATCAACGGCTTGGGCGCGTTCAGCTCGGCGGTGGTGATGCTGGTCTTCGCGGTCACGAAGTTCCGGGACGGAGCGTGGTTTGTGATCCTGCTCATCCCCACTCTGGTGGCGTTCTTCTTCGCCATCCACCGGCACTACCGCGACATGGCGGTGCGCCTGTCCCTGGAGCACTACGGCGCTCCCCCCCGGGTTTCGCGGCATCGGGTGATTCTGCCCATCAGCAGCGTCCACCGGGGTACCGTGGCCGCTCTGCGCTACGCGCGCTCGCTCTCCGACGACGTCACCGCCGTCCACGTCAGCATGTCGACGGAGGAGGCAGAGGCGGTCCGGCGCAAGTGGGGCCTCTGGGGGAGCGGGGTGCGGCTCGTGATCCTGGAGTCGCCCTACCGACAGCTCTTGGAGCCGGTGCTGGACTACATCCGCCGCATCGCCGACCAAAGGCAGCCGAACGAGATCATCACCATTGTGGTGCCGCAGTTCGTTCCTTGGAGGTCCTGGCACAACCTTCTGCACGCCCAGACCGCGGTGTTGCTGCGCCTGGCCTTGCTCTTCCGGCCGGGCATCGTCATCACCAACGTGCCTTACCAATGCAGCCTGGAGTCGATGGCGGGGGAGAAGGCTTAG
- a CDS encoding NAD-binding protein: protein MFIIIVGCGRVGSELAYRLYDRGHQVAVIDQVGTSFAHLDPRYRGRTLAGEVLSEDVLRRAGIEQADGLAAVTNSDSVNAVVGHVARAIYHVPQVVVRNYDPRWRPLHEAFGLQLVSSTAWGAQRIEELLYQHHGRSVFSAGNGEVEVYELAVPEAWGGRTLGEMLAPGACLPVALTRAGKAVLPSAGTPLEAGDVVHVSATLEGIEALRRLLPAPREA, encoded by the coding sequence ATGTTCATCATCATCGTGGGTTGCGGACGGGTGGGCTCGGAGCTTGCCTACCGCCTCTACGACCGCGGCCACCAGGTGGCGGTGATCGACCAGGTCGGCACCTCCTTCGCCCACCTCGACCCCCGCTACCGCGGACGCACGCTGGCGGGGGAGGTGCTCTCCGAGGATGTGCTGCGCCGCGCGGGCATCGAGCAGGCCGACGGGCTGGCCGCGGTCACCAACTCCGACTCCGTCAACGCCGTGGTCGGGCACGTGGCGCGGGCCATCTACCACGTCCCCCAGGTGGTGGTGCGCAACTATGACCCCCGCTGGCGCCCGCTGCACGAGGCTTTCGGCCTGCAGCTGGTGAGCTCCACCGCCTGGGGAGCGCAGCGCATCGAGGAGCTCCTTTACCAGCACCACGGTCGCAGCGTCTTCTCCGCCGGCAACGGGGAGGTCGAGGTCTACGAGCTGGCGGTGCCGGAGGCCTGGGGGGGGCGCACCCTCGGGGAGATGCTGGCCCCGGGGGCCTGCCTGCCGGTGGCGCTGACCCGCGCGGGCAAGGCCGTCCTGCCTTCCGCGGGGACGCCTCTCGAGGCCGGAGACGTGGTCCACGTGAGCGCGACCCTGGAGGGGATCGAGGCCTTGCGACGCCTCCTGCCCGCTCCCCGGGAGGCCTGA
- a CDS encoding NAD-binding protein, which produces MFVIIAGGGRTGAQLATFLVAQEHQVHLIEHRREVLAHIHRELPTEVIYEGNATDAQTLELAGVERAQVLTACMAGDADNLALCFLARTRYKVPRTIACINNPRNAWLFDKNFHVDVALNQADILASLIEQEMSLGDMMTLLKLRRGRYSLVGEKIPPGARAVGVAIKDLPLPPNSVIAAIIRHGEIVIPRGPLQFEIEDEVLAITDADGADELATLFGRPQVTPRSG; this is translated from the coding sequence ATGTTTGTCATCATTGCTGGGGGGGGGAGGACGGGCGCGCAACTGGCCACGTTCCTGGTGGCCCAGGAGCACCAGGTGCACCTCATCGAGCACCGGCGCGAGGTCCTGGCCCACATCCACCGCGAGCTCCCCACCGAGGTGATCTACGAAGGCAACGCCACCGATGCCCAGACCCTGGAGCTGGCGGGGGTGGAGCGGGCCCAGGTCCTCACCGCCTGCATGGCCGGGGACGCCGACAACCTCGCCCTCTGCTTCCTGGCCCGCACCCGCTACAAGGTTCCCCGCACCATCGCCTGCATCAACAATCCCCGCAACGCCTGGCTCTTCGACAAGAACTTCCACGTCGACGTCGCCTTGAACCAGGCCGACATCCTGGCCAGCCTCATCGAGCAGGAGATGTCGCTCGGGGACATGATGACCCTGCTCAAGCTGCGGCGCGGCCGGTACTCCCTGGTGGGCGAGAAGATCCCTCCCGGCGCGCGCGCGGTCGGCGTGGCTATCAAGGACCTCCCCCTGCCCCCCAACTCCGTGATCGCCGCCATCATCCGCCACGGCGAGATCGTGATCCCCCGCGGTCCGCTGCAGTTCGAGATCGAGGACGAGGTGCTGGCCATCACCGACGCCGACGGAGCGGACGAGCTGGCCACCCTCTTCGGGCGCCCTCAGGTCACCCCCCGCTCGGGCTGA
- a CDS encoding proline iminopeptidase-family hydrolase: MRRSALRSCLALGVLGLASAAVGEAPPTTPATYPLQEGFVDAHGVLVYYKTLGRGRPLLILHGGPGASHDYFLPHLLPLARHHRLVFVDERGSGRSERLENPQTYTVENMVEDTEAVRQALGLERVALLGHSYGGILAQAYAFKYQAHLTHLLLCSTFHSTQEMNQVFVRMKQQMAPELRERIEGLEKRGLFGQGKPYEQRRYPNDYMVAAWGEGYFPYVYRGRPDANYDPLDSGRMSWDLYREMWGTNGEFVIDGNLRSVEYADRLGTIKVPTLITVGDHDECDPALARAMHERIAGSKLVVLPASGHMTFVDQPALFVQAVEEFLQGGK; encoded by the coding sequence ATGAGGCGATCCGCCCTTCGCTCGTGCCTGGCCCTTGGCGTCCTGGGCCTGGCCTCCGCCGCGGTCGGGGAGGCACCCCCCACGACCCCCGCGACCTATCCCCTCCAGGAGGGGTTCGTGGACGCCCACGGCGTGCTCGTCTACTACAAGACCCTGGGCCGGGGCCGACCCTTGCTCATCCTCCACGGCGGTCCGGGGGCGTCTCACGACTACTTCCTCCCCCACCTTCTGCCCCTGGCCCGGCACCACCGGCTCGTCTTCGTCGACGAGCGCGGCTCCGGTCGGTCGGAGCGGCTCGAGAACCCCCAGACCTACACCGTCGAGAACATGGTCGAGGACACGGAGGCTGTGCGCCAGGCTCTGGGCCTGGAGCGAGTGGCCCTCCTCGGCCATTCCTACGGCGGCATCCTGGCCCAGGCCTACGCCTTCAAGTACCAGGCCCACCTCACCCACCTCCTGCTCTGTAGCACGTTCCACAGCACGCAGGAGATGAACCAGGTCTTCGTCCGGATGAAGCAACAAATGGCCCCCGAGCTGCGGGAGAGGATCGAGGGCCTGGAGAAGCGGGGCCTCTTCGGGCAGGGCAAGCCGTACGAGCAGAGGCGCTACCCCAACGACTACATGGTGGCGGCTTGGGGCGAGGGCTACTTCCCGTACGTCTATCGGGGCCGCCCCGACGCCAATTACGACCCCCTCGACAGCGGCCGCATGTCCTGGGACCTCTACCGAGAGATGTGGGGCACGAACGGGGAGTTTGTGATCGACGGAAACCTGAGATCCGTGGAGTACGCGGACCGCCTGGGCACGATCAAGGTCCCCACCTTGATCACGGTGGGCGACCACGACGAATGCGATCCGGCCCTCGCGCGGGCCATGCACGAGCGGATCGCGGGCTCCAAGCTCGTCGTCCTCCCCGCGAGCGGACACATGACCTTTGTCGACCAGCCGGCGCTCTTCGTGCAGGCGGTGGAGGAGTTCCTGCAGGGAGGGAAGTAG
- the nagA gene encoding N-acetylglucosamine-6-phosphate deacetylase: MTTSSARPPDPEAALFAVRGRLVLDRGLVPGAVIVQAGRIAEVVLEPAPAALPPTVHEAAIVSPGFIDLQVNGGFGVEVGERADSIHRLAARLPARGVTAFLPTLVSSAAEVYPRACQAFLASRDAVGALPLGLHLEGPFLSLRRAGAHRASAIESASPDVWDPFLEHDALRLVTLAPEVEGALGHIQRLRQENVVVSLGHTDASYEEFRRGIDAGATMVTHVYNAMSGFRPRAPGAVGAALVDERVTVGLIADGVHSHPASLRLAVRAKGPDKVALVSDAIAGAGMEPGRYQLGGLEILVEDGQARLPDGTLAGSVLLLDQAVRNVVAWAETGVGEACRMASEVPARLLGLRSKGRLAVGLDADLVLLDDALRVRATFREGRSIYRAT; this comes from the coding sequence ATGACCACGAGCAGCGCACGCCCCCCGGACCCCGAGGCCGCTCTTTTCGCGGTGCGGGGTCGGCTGGTTCTGGACCGTGGTCTCGTCCCGGGGGCGGTGATCGTGCAGGCGGGCCGCATCGCGGAGGTGGTTCTCGAGCCCGCCCCGGCCGCTCTGCCCCCGACCGTCCACGAGGCCGCCATCGTCTCCCCGGGTTTCATCGACCTGCAGGTGAACGGTGGGTTCGGGGTGGAGGTGGGTGAGCGCGCCGACTCCATCCACCGCCTCGCGGCCCGGCTCCCCGCTAGGGGGGTGACCGCCTTCCTTCCCACCCTCGTGAGCTCGGCGGCCGAGGTCTACCCGCGCGCCTGCCAGGCCTTCCTGGCCAGCCGGGACGCAGTCGGGGCCCTCCCGCTGGGCCTCCACCTGGAAGGGCCGTTCCTGTCCCTGCGTCGCGCGGGCGCGCACCGGGCGAGCGCGATCGAGAGCGCGTCTCCGGATGTCTGGGACCCGTTCCTGGAACACGACGCCCTGCGCCTGGTAACCCTCGCCCCCGAGGTGGAGGGAGCCCTCGGACACATCCAGAGGCTGCGCCAGGAAAACGTGGTGGTCAGCCTGGGGCACACGGATGCCTCCTACGAGGAGTTCCGACGGGGGATCGATGCCGGCGCGACCATGGTCACCCACGTCTACAACGCGATGTCGGGCTTCCGGCCCCGGGCTCCGGGGGCGGTGGGGGCGGCGCTGGTCGACGAGCGGGTGACGGTGGGCTTGATCGCGGACGGCGTTCACTCTCATCCCGCCAGCCTTCGCTTGGCCGTGCGCGCGAAAGGGCCGGACAAGGTCGCCCTCGTCAGCGACGCCATCGCGGGGGCAGGGATGGAGCCCGGCCGATACCAACTCGGGGGCCTGGAGATCCTGGTGGAGGATGGCCAGGCCCGGCTCCCCGATGGAACGCTGGCGGGTTCGGTGCTCTTGCTCGATCAAGCCGTCCGCAACGTCGTGGCCTGGGCGGAGACCGGCGTGGGGGAGGCCTGCCGCATGGCCAGCGAGGTTCCGGCCCGGCTGCTCGGGCTCCGGTCCAAGGGGCGTCTGGCGGTCGGGTTGGACGCCGACCTCGTACTCCTCGACGACGCCCTCCGGGTCCGGGCGACGTTCCGGGAGGGCCGCTCCATCTACCGGGCGACTTAG
- a CDS encoding family 20 glycosylhydrolase, which translates to MPSRRTLLSAVLSLAAIAVPSPGPAQPLAPGSHDLMPAPEKLEWQTGQLVLDARFSIASVGASEPRLEAARKRLRARLEAATGLRLAGADKGGKNSTLLLEAAAPGLPVQDLTEDESYELAVTPRQARLTAPNPLGILRGLETFLQLIRPEGSRHVVPAVRIRDRPRFPWRGLLIDPCRRWQPLDVIKRNLDAMAAVKLNVLHWHLSEDQGFRIESLVFPKLHEKGSDGLYYTQQQVRDVLAYARDRGIRVVVEFDVPGHSTSWLVGYPELGSAPGPFSLARTWGVFDDVLDPTRDEVYAFLDRFLAEMAGLFPDAYLHIGGDEVTPRQWNENPGVLDFLYRRKIDDAPQLQAHFNRRINEILARHGKRMVGWDEILRPELPKSIVVQSWRGAQALVEAARLGYDGILSSGYYLDHLQPASLHYLNDPLPPGSPPSAEARPHILGGEACMWGEFVSPETIDSRLWPRTAAIAERLWSPSDVRDVEDMYRRLEIQSVRLEATGVKHRSNYEPMLRGLVADHPIEPLRLLADLVEPVRGYARGQLRTYTSATPLDRLVDAARPESMAARRLRKEVDAFLRTPPPARDDRPLRATFSTWRNNHPILEPLLSGRGAEVRPLSRDLAALGEVGEQALEAIRAGRQAPESWLAEAQRVADRSQKPRAEVELAVVPAVRKLALAAGQLDELKTLSLEEWNQKLDTRLKPASGPGSDH; encoded by the coding sequence ATGCCATCTCGGCGGACATTGCTCAGCGCCGTCCTCAGTCTCGCGGCGATCGCCGTCCCCTCCCCCGGCCCCGCCCAGCCCCTCGCTCCGGGAAGCCACGACCTGATGCCGGCTCCGGAGAAGCTCGAGTGGCAGACCGGGCAGCTGGTCCTGGACGCCCGCTTCAGCATCGCCTCCGTGGGCGCCTCCGAGCCACGCCTGGAGGCGGCGCGGAAGCGCCTGCGGGCCCGGCTGGAGGCCGCGACCGGCTTGCGCCTGGCCGGAGCCGACAAAGGGGGGAAGAACTCGACCCTGCTTCTCGAGGCCGCGGCCCCCGGCCTGCCCGTGCAGGACCTGACGGAGGACGAGTCCTACGAGCTCGCGGTGACGCCACGCCAGGCCCGACTCACCGCCCCCAACCCCCTCGGCATCCTGCGCGGCCTGGAGACCTTCCTGCAGCTCATCCGCCCCGAGGGGAGCCGTCACGTGGTTCCCGCGGTCCGGATCCGGGACCGCCCCCGCTTCCCCTGGCGCGGCCTCCTCATCGATCCTTGCCGGCGCTGGCAGCCCCTGGACGTGATCAAGCGCAACCTGGACGCGATGGCGGCGGTGAAGCTCAACGTCCTTCACTGGCACCTGAGCGAGGACCAGGGCTTCCGCATCGAGAGCCTGGTCTTCCCGAAGCTCCACGAGAAGGGCTCCGACGGCCTCTACTACACCCAGCAACAGGTCCGGGACGTCCTCGCTTACGCCCGCGACCGGGGCATCCGGGTCGTGGTCGAGTTCGACGTACCCGGTCATTCGACGAGCTGGCTCGTGGGCTATCCGGAGCTGGGCAGCGCCCCCGGGCCCTTCTCCCTCGCGCGCACCTGGGGGGTCTTCGACGACGTCCTGGACCCGACCCGTGACGAGGTCTACGCCTTCCTGGACCGCTTCCTGGCCGAGATGGCGGGGCTCTTCCCAGACGCCTATCTCCACATCGGGGGTGACGAGGTCACCCCGCGTCAGTGGAACGAGAACCCGGGCGTGCTCGATTTCCTGTACCGGCGGAAGATCGACGACGCCCCCCAGCTCCAAGCCCACTTCAACCGCCGCATCAACGAGATCCTGGCCCGGCACGGGAAGCGGATGGTGGGATGGGACGAGATCCTGCGGCCGGAGCTGCCGAAGAGCATCGTGGTGCAGTCCTGGCGCGGCGCCCAGGCCCTGGTCGAGGCCGCCCGGCTCGGCTACGACGGGATCCTGTCGAGCGGCTACTACCTCGATCACCTGCAGCCCGCCTCCTTGCACTACCTGAACGATCCCCTGCCCCCGGGGAGCCCCCCCTCCGCGGAAGCACGCCCCCACATCCTGGGGGGCGAGGCCTGCATGTGGGGCGAGTTCGTGAGTCCGGAGACCATCGACTCTCGCCTGTGGCCGCGGACGGCGGCGATCGCGGAGCGGCTGTGGTCACCCTCCGACGTGCGCGATGTCGAGGACATGTACCGCCGGCTGGAGATCCAGAGCGTCCGGCTCGAGGCCACCGGGGTGAAGCACCGCTCCAACTACGAGCCGATGCTGAGAGGGCTGGTGGCGGACCACCCGATCGAGCCCTTGCGCCTCCTGGCCGACCTGGTGGAGCCGGTGAGGGGCTACGCCCGCGGTCAGCTGCGGACCTACACGAGCGCGACGCCCCTCGACCGCCTGGTGGACGCCGCGCGCCCGGAGAGCATGGCTGCCCGTCGCCTGCGCAAGGAGGTGGATGCCTTTCTTCGCACGCCTCCTCCGGCCCGCGACGACCGGCCGTTGCGCGCGACCTTCTCGACCTGGCGCAACAACCACCCGATTCTGGAGCCCCTCCTCTCCGGCCGGGGGGCGGAGGTCCGGCCCTTGTCCCGAGACCTGGCCGCTCTGGGCGAGGTCGGAGAGCAAGCCCTGGAGGCCATCCGCGCCGGTCGGCAAGCCCCGGAGAGCTGGCTGGCGGAGGCCCAGCGGGTCGCGGATCGGAGCCAGAAACCTCGCGCCGAGGTCGAGCTGGCGGTGGTGCCGGCGGTGAGGAAGCTGGCCCTGGCCGCCGGTCAGCTCGACGAGCTCAAGACGCTCTCCCTGGAGGAATGGAACCAGAAGCTGGACACCCGATTGAAGCCCGCCTCCGGGCCAGGGTCCGACCACTGA
- a CDS encoding BadF/BadG/BcrA/BcrD ATPase family protein, which translates to MKGQELLLAVNGAGPRTQAVVTDLEGRVLARGFGPPSNLHQVGVESLGKALTAAIEGALLNALGAGAAGQGAPWRTAGIAAACFGLAGVDGPEDEAQVSRWVKDQGIAPRFVVVNDSELIVAGGTPEGWGAALISGTGSVCLGRSADGRTARVGGWGPLLGDEGSGYQIALRALRLATQTADGRAEAPALLQTVLRHYSLTDAGDLIRHIYAPGRTSAELADLAPVVVELGGNGDAAARAIVEEAARELALQLDTVIRRLRLDQPPVALAGNLLRGDMRQAVLAAVRSPIGAVTYVGDPCLGAVAVARRLLKTPAPPRG; encoded by the coding sequence ATGAAGGGGCAGGAGCTCCTCCTCGCCGTCAACGGGGCGGGGCCGAGGACGCAGGCCGTGGTCACCGACCTGGAGGGTCGTGTGCTGGCCCGGGGGTTCGGGCCCCCCAGCAACCTCCATCAGGTGGGGGTCGAGTCCCTGGGCAAGGCCCTCACCGCGGCCATCGAAGGCGCTCTCCTGAACGCGCTGGGGGCGGGAGCCGCCGGCCAGGGGGCGCCCTGGCGGACGGCAGGCATCGCCGCCGCTTGCTTCGGGCTGGCGGGCGTCGACGGCCCCGAGGACGAGGCCCAGGTTTCCCGCTGGGTGAAGGATCAAGGCATCGCGCCGCGCTTCGTGGTGGTCAACGATTCCGAGCTGATCGTGGCCGGCGGCACCCCCGAGGGCTGGGGGGCGGCGCTCATCAGCGGCACCGGCTCCGTCTGCCTGGGTCGGTCGGCGGATGGACGAACCGCGCGCGTCGGGGGATGGGGGCCGCTCCTCGGCGACGAGGGAAGCGGCTATCAAATAGCACTCCGGGCCTTGCGTCTTGCCACCCAGACCGCGGACGGAAGGGCGGAGGCCCCGGCGCTGCTGCAGACGGTGCTGCGCCACTACTCCTTGACCGACGCCGGGGATTTGATCCGCCACATCTACGCGCCCGGGCGGACCTCCGCCGAGCTGGCCGATCTCGCCCCCGTGGTGGTGGAGCTGGGCGGGAACGGAGACGCCGCCGCTCGCGCGATCGTCGAGGAGGCTGCGCGCGAGCTCGCTCTGCAGCTGGACACCGTGATCCGACGGCTCCGGCTCGACCAGCCCCCGGTGGCCCTCGCCGGCAACCTCCTCCGAGGGGACATGCGGCAGGCGGTGCTGGCCGCGGTCCGCAGCCCGATCGGGGCCGTGACTTACGTCGGGGATCCCTGCCTGGGAGCGGTCGCCGTCGCGCGCCGCCTCTTGAAAACGCCCGCGCCGCCGCGGGGATGA
- a CDS encoding SIS domain-containing protein has protein sequence MTTRFEAEVREQPVVLGRLLSEGREGAEAIAAKVRGYAPRFAVLAARGTSDNAAHYGQYLLGIQNRLVAALATPSLFTHYDATPSLAGAFVIGISQSGQSPDIVEVVRAARGQGAVTLAITNDVRSPLASAAELVLPLLAGKEEAVAATKTYTAQLMALAMVSAALRAEETAWEELGKIPELVARSIDLGLPFIPLAARFREQTRLVVVGRGYNLSTALEIALKIKETSAIMADGYSSADFLHGPMAILDQSLPVMVVAPGTRTFEELEGVVGLAKERGARLLAISDRRSLLEAAEIGMPLPPDIPEWLSPLVAVVPGQIWALGLSLARGMHPDAPRGLSKVTRTR, from the coding sequence ATGACCACCCGCTTCGAGGCGGAGGTCCGCGAGCAGCCGGTCGTGCTGGGACGGCTCCTCAGCGAGGGTCGGGAGGGCGCGGAGGCCATCGCCGCCAAGGTCCGCGGCTACGCCCCCCGCTTCGCGGTCCTGGCCGCGCGGGGCACCTCCGACAACGCGGCCCACTATGGGCAATACCTTCTCGGCATCCAGAATCGGCTGGTGGCGGCCCTCGCCACCCCTTCGCTCTTCACCCACTACGACGCCACCCCCTCCCTCGCGGGCGCGTTCGTGATCGGCATCAGCCAGTCGGGGCAGTCTCCCGACATCGTGGAAGTGGTCCGTGCCGCCCGCGGCCAGGGAGCGGTCACCCTGGCCATCACCAACGACGTGCGCTCCCCCCTCGCCTCCGCCGCGGAGCTCGTTCTCCCCCTCCTGGCCGGGAAAGAGGAGGCGGTGGCGGCGACCAAGACCTACACCGCGCAGCTGATGGCCCTGGCCATGGTCAGCGCGGCCCTGCGTGCGGAGGAGACCGCTTGGGAGGAGCTGGGCAAGATCCCCGAGCTCGTGGCGCGGTCGATTGATCTCGGCCTCCCCTTCATCCCCCTCGCCGCCCGCTTCCGCGAACAGACCCGCCTCGTGGTCGTGGGCCGCGGCTACAACCTCTCCACCGCCCTCGAGATCGCGCTCAAGATCAAGGAGACGAGCGCCATCATGGCCGACGGTTATTCGTCCGCCGATTTTCTCCACGGGCCGATGGCGATCCTGGACCAGAGCCTTCCCGTCATGGTCGTGGCTCCGGGGACGCGCACTTTCGAGGAGCTGGAAGGCGTGGTGGGCCTGGCGAAGGAGAGAGGCGCGCGCCTTCTCGCGATCTCGGATCGGCGGTCGCTCCTGGAGGCGGCGGAGATCGGAATGCCGCTGCCCCCCGACATCCCGGAGTGGCTCTCCCCACTGGTGGCGGTCGTGCCGGGGCAGATCTGGGCCCTCGGCTTGAGCCTCGCCCGCGGCATGCACCCCGACGCGCCGAGGGGCCTGTCCAAGGTGACGCGGACGCGATGA